The genomic region GCAGGAGACTCTCTGTGCAGGGTGAACTCTCTGCTCTCCGGACTTGAAACGTCAGTTACAGTAGAATTGTAAGTGGCTGTCCAATAAGTATAAGTCATTGCCGTGCTCGACAGTTTGTTATTGCCGCACTTGATGCGGCAATCTCTTGTATTGAGGGGGTAGTACAAACCCTCAAAACGGCGAAGTCAAGGCTTTAAGCGTTAGCGTGCCTTGACTCGACGTATTGTAATTAAATAGATTTTCGGGTCGACCCCGAAAATGACATTTTTTGAACTTATTGGTCATCCCCTTTGCAGTCTGAGTATTGTCGTATGCTGTACGGCAGTACTCGAACCTTGATGTGGACTTCTGCTAGCTATGTTTGACTTGTATTATCTTTACGCCTCTATAAATAAAAAGGCAAATTGTAGCACTTACAAGTTTATCTACAAAGTTTGTGATTGTGCCGCCTATGTATGCAGCAACCGGCAGGCTTCTGATTACGACGTAGATTCCCTGAACTGCGTTATCAACCTGCGGAATTGACGTGTTTGCACCATACACAAAGTTCGAAATTGAATCTCCGATAATTGAATTGCTGATTGCGGCTAAAAATCCAGCCCACATAAAGCTGCCTGCGGAAAGAAGTTTTTCGTTAGGATGATTTTTTCTTTCTGAGCGGAAAAACAGCCAGGCTATTAAAGCAGTAGAAAGATGACATGCAGAAAAGAAGATTCCCGTGTGTGCAAAAATGAACAAAAGAAGATTTGAACCAAAAGCGCAGATTAAGCCTGGTACAAGTCCGCACAAAGCAGTTACCGCAATTGTCATTACTGAATCAAGATAAAGAGGAAAGGCAATTAATCCCGCCAGAAATGAACCGAGATAATTTATTCCGATTGAGACGGCGGTAAAGAGAACTGTAAAAATTATTCTGCGCGGTGTCCAGTTTTTGTCCGGCAACCTGCTGTTTATTAAGTTGCCGCTCATACTATAAGCCCCAGAAGTTTTGCTTTTTCAAGAAGGTCGTGCCTGTCTTTTATATCAAGTTTTGAATAGACTTCGGTTCGCTGATTGATGACAGTTTTTTCTGATTTGCCGAGCTTTTTGGCAATGTCTGCAACGTGCATATCCTGCGAAAGAAGAATAAAAACTTCACGCTCTTTTTTGGAAAGTGATTTGTAGTTATCAAAAAGGTAGCTCAAATCATTTGTGATGTAATGTTCGCGTCCATGTTTTACAAGAAGCGACTGCATCAGTTCAGTTGCAGCCTTATTATAATATGAGTTTCCGTTGGCAACAGTAGTGATTGCAGAGGCAAGTTCATCAATTGTTGCGTCTTTTGTGATGTAGCCCTGAACTCCGTTCAAGAGTGAATTTTCAACATGAATCACATCATTGAACATTGTGTAA from Treponema rectale harbors:
- a CDS encoding response regulator transcription factor, with product MQSQLKILFVDDHVGLRDGMTQMLKNKDSSFDFVCASDYESALETLKENRGIKIVILDLNLDGRSGLELIPELKKLSSDISILIYTMFNDVIHVENSLLNGVQGYITKDATIDELASAITTVANGNSYYNKAATELMQSLLVKHGREHYITNDLSYLFDNYKSLSKKEREVFILLSQDMHVADIAKKLGKSEKTVINQRTEVYSKLDIKDRHDLLEKAKLLGLIV